Proteins from one Xenopus tropicalis strain Nigerian chromosome 1, UCB_Xtro_10.0, whole genome shotgun sequence genomic window:
- the tdgf1.1 gene encoding teratocarcinoma-derived growth factor 1 (The RefSeq protein has 1 substitution compared to this genomic sequence): protein MINTGSELSENTYIQKLLQHVDHNEKETIPFIGLTKNNALDKHCCKNGGTCVLGSFCACPKHFTGRYCELHVHNRKCGIIAHGHWIQKKCALCRCMYGTMHCFASGDCDAKDYVKDTHIFLSRSPSVSYCLTSWFLVIAASNTLLH, encoded by the exons ATGATAAATACTGGCTCTGAGCTTTCTgagaatacatacatacagaaactTTTGCAGCATGTTGACCATAATGAGAAGGAAACCATTCCATTTATTGGCCTGACAAAAA ataatgCACTAGACAAGCATTGTTGTAAGAATGGAGGGACGTGTGTTTTGGGAAGCTTCTGTGCATGTCCGAAACATTTTACTGGAAGATATTGTGAGCTTCATGTCCATAACCG GAAATGTGGAATTATTGCACATGGCCACTGGATACAGAAGACGTGTGCTTTATGCAGATGTATGTATGGAACTATGCACTGCTTTGCATCTGGTGACTGTG atGCAAAGGATTATGTGAAAGACACCCATATATTTCTATCAAGAAGCCCAAGCGTATCCTACTGCCTCACCTCATGGTTTTTAGTTATTGCTGCCAGTAACACATTGCTGCACTAA